A DNA window from Pogona vitticeps strain Pit_001003342236 chromosome 2, PviZW2.1, whole genome shotgun sequence contains the following coding sequences:
- the RPL10 gene encoding large ribosomal subunit protein uL16, protein MGRRPARCYRYCKNKPYPKSRFCRGVPDPKIRIFDLGRKKAKVDEFPLCGHMVSDEYEQLSSEALEAARICANKYMVKSCGKDGFHIRVRLHPFHVIRINKMLSCAGADRLQTGMRGAFGKPQGTVARVHIGQVIMSIRTKVQNKEHVIEALRRAKFKFPGRQKIHISKKWGFTKFNADKFEEMVAEKRLIPDGCGVKYIPNRGPLDKWRALHAA, encoded by the exons ATGGGCCGCCGCCCCGCGCGTTG CTATCGATACTGTAAAAACAAGCCTTACCCCAAGTCCCGCTTCTGCAGGGGCGTTCCTG ATCCCAAGATCAGGATTTTTGATCTGGGCAGAAAGAAGGCTAAGGTTGATGAATTCCCACTGTGTGGACACATGGTATCTGATGAATATGAGCAGCTGTCATCTGAAG ctctggaggctgcccgTATCTGTGCCAACAAGTACATGGTGAAAAGTTGCGGCAAGGATGGCTTTCACATCCGTGTACGCCTGCATCCTTTCCATGTTATTCGTATCAACAAGATGTTATCATGTGCTGGAGCTGATAG GCTCCAGACTGGGATGCGAGGAGCCTTTGGTAAGCCTCAGGGCACTGTGGCCCGTGTCCACATTGGGCAGGTCATCATGTCCATTCGTACCAAAGTGCAGAACAAGGAGCATGTAATTGAAGCGCTGCGCAGAGCCAAATTCAAGTTCCCTGGTCGCCAGAAG ATCCACATTTCCAAGAAATGGGGCTTCACCAAATTCAACGCCGACAAATTTGAGGAAATGGTGGCTGAGAAGCGCCTCATTCCGGACGGCTGTGGTGTTAAATACATCCCCAACAGGGGCCCTCTGGACAAGTGGCGGGCCCTTCATGCTGCATGA
- the LOC110078652 gene encoding deoxyribonuclease-1-like, whose protein sequence is MTHTAILLLLLAGGLLTASTFKICAFNIRSFGRAKASNRKVMGTLVQILSRCDISAVQEVRDARGSAIRILLRELNRKDIVSVIDWCQLGDSEAFVRAPFAARFHSSYTAILEFVLLLHHASPREAAHELDLLFGVCMELMEKWKTENVMVLGDLNAASAYVPASAWARIRLRNNPAFHWLISDAVDTTVSHRTCCAYDRIIVHGEELLAAVVPGSAKPFNFTEVLRLTEEEALEVSDHYPVEVNLQLSPKAQREL, encoded by the exons ATGACACACACCGCCATCTTGCTGCTTCTCCTGGCAGGTGGACTGCTGACAGCTTCGACCTTCAAAATCTGTGCTTTCAACATCCGCAGCTTTGGGAGAGCCAAAGCATCGAACCGGAAGGTCATGGGAACTCTTGTCCAG ATTCTTTCTCGCTGTGATATCTCTGCTGTGCAAGAGGTGCGGGACGCCAGGGGCTCAGCTATTCGGATACTGCTTCGGGAGTTGAACAG GAAGGATATTGTGTCGGTTATTGACTGGTGCCAATTGGGGGACTCTGAAGCCTTTGTTAGGGCACCCTTTGCTGCCCGCTTCCATTCTTCATACACAG CCATCCTAGAGTTTGTCCTACTCCTACATCATGCCAGTCCACGAGAAGCTGCCCATGAGCTAGACCTGCTGTTTGGAGTGTGCATGGAACTGATGGAAAAGTGGAAAACGGAG AATGTGATGGTGCTGGGTGATCTCAATGCTGCTAGTGCCTACGTCCCGGCAAGTGCTTGGGCTAGAATCCGTCTGCGTAATAACCCTGCCTTCCACTGGCTTATCAGTGATGCAGTGGACACCACAGTCAGCCACCGGACTTGCTGTGCCTATGACAG GATCATAGTCCACGGGGAAGAGCTACTTGCTGCTGTTGTGCCCGGATCAGCCAAACCTTTCAACTTCACAGAGGTACTTCGACTAACTGAAGAAGAG GCTCTTGAAGTCAGTGACCACTACCCTGTAGAGGTGAACCTGCAGCTTTCTCCTAAGGCTCAACGAGAGCTCTAA